From Methanocella sp.:
ACTTCCTTGCGCTGACTTTCAAGCATGGGAAGCTCGCTATAGTCGTTGGAGAGAATGTAGGCGGCCATCCTCAGGCAGGCTTCGGGCATGCCCTTCGACCAGTCGATGCCCGGACCACGCGGGAATATCTGCTGAGTCTCGTGGAGTGCGATGCGCTGGCCGGCACGGGTGAGGTCTCCGTTCATCAGGTAGGCCATGGCGCTCGCCTCCATCGTTTTTCGGGCCATTTCTTTCTGGGCCAGGTAGAACTCTAAGCGTTTTTTACCTTCGCCCGTTGCCCGGTAAAGCCGTATATCCGCGACCTCGCCTGCCGCGGCGGTCAACGGTATGCTGTCCAGGTACCGGGCGATCATCTCCGATTTCCTGGCCTTCGGGTTCACCGATATGCTGTGTTTGTCTAAAAGCGACTTGATATCTGATACGCGGAATTTGGAATCGAATTTTTCTTCTAACGATGCCTCCTCGATGAGGCCCTCACTGCAAAATAAAGCGATATTGTGTTCTAAAGACCCGACTATCGGGGTCCAGGAGTGAAGTAAATTGTCGTCGACCTGCTGTCTGGTGAGGCAAATCAGCAGCTCGTACTGGGCCGGGCTGACCCGGTTGTAGTTTTCGGGAGTATACCCTAGGAACTGATAGAGTAAGCTCATCCTTTCCATCCCCATTTCCTTTAAACCATAAAAGGTATTAAGCTTTGTGCTCCCTGCGATTGAAAAATAGCCCGATGGTCAATAGGGCTCTAATGCACTCATAAAGCGGTGGGAGGGCTCGCTATCGTCCTTACCTCCGGGACGCTTTCAATACGGCAGACCTGAAACCCCTCGCGCGCCAGGAAAGAGGGCACACTCCGGACCACATTCCGGTCCAGATCCTTGATATCTTCGGGAAGCTTATCCCAGTCCAGGATATAGGGACTGGTCTTCTTTTCCAGATTCTTCGGGCCGGGAGCATATTTGTAGCCCTGTAATAATCTTTCTCTTACCCAGCGGTCGTGCTCCATTATGGACATCGTCTCGACCTCTTCGGCCGAGAACTCGATGAGCCGGGCCCCCCAGTCATTCAGCGGCATGATGTCACAGCCGACCGCCTTGAGACGGGCCATGATGCCGTCGGCGCTGCGCCGGTTGGACTCCTTCAGGTCTTCGGGCAGCTCATCCCACGGCACCATCGACGGGTTCGATACGGCGCCTGCCTCCCCCTGTTTCTGGAGATAGTCTTCGTGTATCGCCCGGGCCAGGATAGCGTTGATGCCACCCAGTAACACTTCATGCCGGTAGGCCTCGTTTAAGAGCGGGAATATCTCCAGGCCCTCACCCTGGACCATGCCTGCAAGCCCGGAATCCTGTTCTATGCACAGGACTGTCTGGCCGGAAGTATGCTGAATATGCGGAAGAATCGAGAGTGCGATCAATACGCCGGACACGTCATCACCATGGCAAAAATAGGTCCGGAGCCGGCTATAATCCTTAAAGAGGTGCGCCAGCATATCGCCCCTTAAAAATTCAGGCGATAGAATATCGATGTCGAGGGCCGTGATATCGCACGCTTCCGCCATGCGTGGATAATATAAGGAAAGGCGCTCTTTCATATCTTTCGCGCCCCTGTCGACCAGAACGAGGCGGGGTTTTCCCCTCACCCCGCTATAGTACCAGCCCCGGGCCGCCTCGACAGCGATGTTCTCGCCGATCTTGCCCGGGCCGATGATCATTATTCCCTCGGCTGGGGCAGGATATTTTCCGAGCAGGACGCGGGCGCCGCTGTTATAGCTATTGATGAACTCGACGCGGAACGCATCGGGCTTCCCCATCCTGAGCTGAAAGCCCCGGAGCAGGCTCCACAGGCGGATATCCGCGATATGCACGTAGCAGGTGAGGACCTTGCTCTTACTTTCTCCCGAGAGCCTGCCGGCATTGACCGCCGCCTCCGCATTCACGCCTTCGTTGTCCAGGACAGCGATAATATAACGGGCCACATCGACTTTCGCTTTTCTGAGTATTTCAGGATCTGAGCCGCTCCCTGCCAGCACGATGGCGTCCAGATCACGGCACTTTTCCCGCATGCCTGGGGTAAGGCCATTATCCACGACCACGATACGGTAGCCGCGCTCATAAAAGTCCTTAGCCAGTAACAGGGCGCGAGGGTTCATTCCGCAGATGATCACGTGGTCCCGGACGAGCCATTTTAAATAAAATTGCTGTAGCCTTTCCTGGAACACCCTCCCGAAGAGCATGATGATCATGTAAAAAGGAAAGATCGGGGCCAGCAGGCGGACGATCTCGAGCTCGAAGTTAATCGAGCCGCTGGCAAGGTTCGAGCCCATTATAAAGAGCTGCAGTAGCGAGTAGAGGATATCCGGAAGCGACCTTATCTGCCCGAGCGAGCTATAATAGTTCTTTAGCCCGAAGTATCCGGCCGCCAGAACGATCATCAAGAAGAGCAGGATCGCGGGCCATTCAATGATATGCCACGTGCGCTGGATGTATTTTCGCCATAAAATGACGGGCTTATTTAGTTTTGGCTGTGAAGCCACCCCTTCTCCGGCACCGCTCATGTAAATACTAAATAAGCGTCGGATTGTTATATAATTATTATTCGACCTGTCAGTTGTGAGAGATTTATGGCCGAAGCGCGCAAAATATTAATAGGACCATTTGTATCTATGTACTGCTTTATACAAGATGCCTCTGTGGCTCAGCCTGGTAGAGCGGCTGACTTGTAATCAGCAGGTCCCGAGTTCAAATCTCGGCGGGGGCTCTTTTCCTTTTTAAAGCCCGATTTGAGGTTGTTTTGCCAATCCGAGCGATTTATGCTTGCTGACTGGGTTTACAGGAAATACATATTTATTTGGCTTTGTTTCAGCTATCTACTGACAGTCACGCAGACATTTATCAGCGAATCAATATTGGTCTTGTGACCATATAATGGTTTATGTTTAACCCATATATCCATGAATGGTTGTTGTGATAACTTTAAAAATTTCTAATAATCCCTGTTGGGGGGAACCTTTTGATTTTTTGTTGAGTAGACATTACCAATCTCGGTCTTTAGCTTGAATGGTAGATAGAAATGCCGATATTCATACGCATTTTTGGGGATGCTTTCGATAGTTTTATTACCATTTAATATATAAATTAAATATATATAAATGTAATAGTTTGAGGAGGGTATCGTATGAGAGGGTTGAAAGTAGCCTTAATAATATCACTAATGCTTGCATTTATGATTCCGGTGAGCGCGTTATCAATGCCTTACCAATTTGGTTCGTTGATGAGTTTTCCAGAACTTTCGATGAATATAAATCCGTTAGGCACGTCTTCACTCTGGACGAGCGATAGTAGTCCTACAATGTTTAAAGCTCCTTCTATGGATTTATCATCAATCGCATTTCCTAGTTTAAGCGAACTTAATGGATTTCAAATAATGCCATCCACCACGACTGTTAGCTCGCCGATTACTTCAATGAAGAAGGGTGGATTTGGGCAAGATGCTCCTGAGCAAAATCCTATACCGTTACAAGATATCACTGTGCCTCAGGATAAAAAGAACAAAGCACTCGAAATAGCCGCAAATTCTCCACTATGTAAAGAATATAACGTATACCCCGATGATAGCTGGCAAGCCCGGTGGGAGACGGACCCGAGTGATGGCCACACTATACGCGTAAGTACAGGATTACCCAATTACTATAGCGTGGAAATCGTTGTCGATTTAAACACTGGCAACGTAGTTAAATCAGATTATGTCCCACCGATATAGAGAAGTGCCGTATGATAGGATTACGGTAACCATTTAGATGGGTTATCTTCAACCTATGGGGGCTAAACAAGTCAAATACACGTAAAAATAGTCTACCCGGTAAAATAACCCTACCCATGCCATCTTTTTACCAGTGGCTGCAATTAAGTATTAGCACCTTTCGGGCATCCTATAAGCTGACGTAATAACATACCGCTACAACCGGGCGTCGGTGACGGAGCGAGAATGGAGCGAGGAAGCGGAGCTGACGAGCGAGATGAGGACGAGAAACAGGCGAGCTTCGCCAGAATTTTTAGATAGCGAACGGTCTTAAAAAATAATGGGCAGGTCCATAATCCTATACGGTATCGAATGATTGTCAAACATTTGTTAAACAATCATTCAACCTTCTTCAGACCCGCTTCAATATCATCCCGAACGATTTCCATTGGTACGCCCAGATTTCTACCGATGCATTCCGCTTCTTCGAGCTTATATTTTTTAGATTCACCAGTCTCCGCATCACCATAGAGGTATTTTATGGCCCCCACTGCTTTCTTTACCAAATTCTGGTATTCGGCGCTCCGCCGCGCGGGCTCCGCCGCCTCCAGCATCCCCCGGTATTGTTTTGCCTCCGCCTCTTTTATTTCGCCGATTGCCCGAAGCTCCGCCTCGATGGCCGCCATCTCGGCCTGTAGCTCCTTTAACCTTCGGCGTTTAGCGGCTTCATCGTCTTTTAAGAAGAGCGTGACGGCTTCCCGGATGGCGGAAGACACGTTTTGGCCATATTTTGCCTTGAGCGTCGCAATTTGCCAGCCATACAGGGAAGCTGATACTTGGTTGGCCTTCTCTTTGTAAGGTTTCCTATGGTTGGCCATAAGTCTACCTCAGATGAAAGGGGGATACGGCCTTAATAGGCCATACCCTCATTCAGCCTCTTCTGGAAGGCATTAGCATCCGTCGCCAGATAGTGTTCGAGGACTTCCAGCGAGCGTTGTCCGACCTGCTTCTGGACGTCCCGGAGATTGTTCCCGGGAATGTTGGCCATCGCTGTAATCGCCGTGTGGCGTGCGCGATAGGGGTAAAACCGGCCCTCGATGTGGTGCCTCTTCTTCGTGCGGTACCATATCTGCCGGATGCTATCCGGGTTTATCGGCTTCCCTTCCCGGACCACGAACATATAATCGCTGTTGTAGCCGTTCTGCGCCAGCCACAGATTCCGTTCAGCCACATACTCCATGAGGACGCCATAAGCTTCGTCGGTGAGCGAAGCAATCCGGTCCCTCTGCGTCTTGGTGTGCTGGACGTGCAGGCGCTTCGTATCGTGCAGGATACAATCCATGGTAAGGGCCGCCGCCTCGCCGGGACGCATGCCGGTCGTGAAGAGCACCCAAAATATTGCACGGTCGCGTAGGCACATCTCGGGGTCGTGGAGCAATTTAAAACGCGTGGCCGGGTCGATGATTTTGGCCTTCGGGTCCGGGACGTCGAGGTGCGGCATGGCCACCGCGTCCTGATACTTCCCCGTCCGCTTTTTCTTCTCACTGACAATCTCGATGTCCCGGCCCTGCGACCGGGCCCAGTGCCTTAGGGCGATGAGGTATAGCCGGATGGAATTCGCCTTCCCACCCCGGGCGAGCATTTGGTTCTTCAGCTTCTCCGCATTCGCCTGCGAGGGCTCCGTAATGGCGTAATTCCTGATGATATCCATCACGGCACGAATGGTCGTTTCCTTCGTTTTTTTACCAAGGTTATGGCTGCTTAAATGCGCCTCCAACCTCGTTATATTGTTTTTATTAGACATATGATACTTCCTCGTATCATAGCCTATCACCGGCGTTCCCATGTCCCGTATATCATA
This genomic window contains:
- a CDS encoding tyrosine-type recombinase/integrase, producing the protein MKQSRVSLYKAAKNQQVVGAEDVGNLPRSIYDIRDMGTPVIGYDTRKYHMSNKNNITRLEAHLSSHNLGKKTKETTIRAVMDIIRNYAITEPSQANAEKLKNQMLARGGKANSIRLYLIALRHWARSQGRDIEIVSEKKKRTGKYQDAVAMPHLDVPDPKAKIIDPATRFKLLHDPEMCLRDRAIFWVLFTTGMRPGEAAALTMDCILHDTKRLHVQHTKTQRDRIASLTDEAYGVLMEYVAERNLWLAQNGYNSDYMFVVREGKPINPDSIRQIWYRTKKRHHIEGRFYPYRARHTAITAMANIPGNNLRDVQKQVGQRSLEVLEHYLATDANAFQKRLNEGMAY
- a CDS encoding NAD-binding protein; this translates as MSGAGEGVASQPKLNKPVILWRKYIQRTWHIIEWPAILLFLMIVLAAGYFGLKNYYSSLGQIRSLPDILYSLLQLFIMGSNLASGSINFELEIVRLLAPIFPFYMIIMLFGRVFQERLQQFYLKWLVRDHVIICGMNPRALLLAKDFYERGYRIVVVDNGLTPGMREKCRDLDAIVLAGSGSDPEILRKAKVDVARYIIAVLDNEGVNAEAAVNAGRLSGESKSKVLTCYVHIADIRLWSLLRGFQLRMGKPDAFRVEFINSYNSGARVLLGKYPAPAEGIMIIGPGKIGENIAVEAARGWYYSGVRGKPRLVLVDRGAKDMKERLSLYYPRMAEACDITALDIDILSPEFLRGDMLAHLFKDYSRLRTYFCHGDDVSGVLIALSILPHIQHTSGQTVLCIEQDSGLAGMVQGEGLEIFPLLNEAYRHEVLLGGINAILARAIHEDYLQKQGEAGAVSNPSMVPWDELPEDLKESNRRSADGIMARLKAVGCDIMPLNDWGARLIEFSAEEVETMSIMEHDRWVRERLLQGYKYAPGPKNLEKKTSPYILDWDKLPEDIKDLDRNVVRSVPSFLAREGFQVCRIESVPEVRTIASPPTAL